A region from the Sorex araneus isolate mSorAra2 chromosome 6, mSorAra2.pri, whole genome shotgun sequence genome encodes:
- the LOC101548413 gene encoding olfactory receptor 502-like, which translates to MDFLGNRNYTAVTEFILLGLTDDPVLRIILFLIILCIYLVTISGNLSTITLIRVSSQLHHPMYFFLSQLAFADIGYSSSVTPNMLVNFLVEKNTISYLGCGIQLGSAVFFGTIECFLLAAMAYDRFVAICNPLLYSNKMSTQVCVQLLVVAYTGGLFNASSFTITFFSLFFCGPNEVNHFFCDFTPLIELSCSDASIPALVDSFIAGSIIAVTVFIIAVSYVYILMTILKMRSTEGRQKAFSTCTSHLTAVTLFYGTITFIYVMPKSNYSTDQNKVVSVFYMVVIPMLNPLIYSLRNNEIKEALKRQLARKLFS; encoded by the coding sequence ATGGATTTCCTGGGGAACAGAAACTACACTGCAGTAACCGAGTTTATTTTACTGGGCTTAACTGACGACCCCGTTCTTCGAATCATCCTCTTCCTGATCATCCTTTGCATCTACCTGGTGACCATCTCTGGCAACCTCAGCACAATCACTCTTATCAGGGTGTCTTCTCAGCTCCATCATCCTATGTACTTTTTTCTGAGCCAGTTGGCTTTTGCTGACATAGGCTATTCATCTTCTGTCACTCCCAACATGCTTGTAAACTTCTTGGTGGAGAAAAATACAATTTCCTATCTTGGATGCGGCATCCAGCTTGGTTCCGCTGTTTTCTTTGGGACAATTGAGTGCTTCCTTCTGGCTGCCATGGCCTATGATCGCTTTGTGGCAATCTGCAACCCACTCTTGTATTCCAACAAAATGTCCACACAAGTCTGTGTTCAGTTACTAGTAGTGGCTTACACAGGGGGTCTTTTCAATGCTTCTTCCTTTACTATaacctttttctctttattcttctgTGGCCCAAATGAAGTGAATCATTTCTTCTGTGATTTCACTCCTTTAATTGAACTCTCATGTTCTGATGCCAGTATCCCTGCATTGGTGGATTCATTTATTGCTGGCTCCATCATTGCAGTTACTGTGTTTATCATAGCTGTATCCTATGTCTACATCCTCATGACCATCCTAAAGATGCGCTCCACTGAGGGGCGCCagaaagccttctccacctgcaccTCCCACCTCACTGCAGTCACTCTGTTCTATGGGACCATTACATTCATTTACGTGATGCCCAAGTCCAACTATTCAACTGATCAGAACAAAGTTGTGTCTGTATTCTATATGGTGGTGATCCCCATGCTGAACCCTCTCATTTACAGCCTCAGGAACAATGAGATTAAAGAGGCTCTGAAGAGGCAGCTTGCTAGGAAGTTATTTTCTTAG